A region from the Acinonyx jubatus isolate Ajub_Pintada_27869175 chromosome C2, VMU_Ajub_asm_v1.0, whole genome shotgun sequence genome encodes:
- the LOC106986081 gene encoding ATP synthase membrane subunit K, mitochondrial-like produces MEGPETDASFHFSGIEKYFNSYTLTGRMNCVLATFRGIALMVLYFKVKYKNTPAMNGTLTDFKLYLICEVPMPGEANANSSCNAQLVR; encoded by the coding sequence ATGGAAGGTCCAGAAACTGATGCCTCATTCCATTTCAGTGGCATCGAAAAATATTTCAACTCTTACACTCTTACAGGTAGAATGAATTGTGTACTGGCCACATTTCGAGGCATCGCTTTGATGGTCTTATACTTCAAGGTGAAGTATAAAAATACACCAGCTATGAACGGAACATTAACAGATTTTAAGCTGTACCTCATCTGTGAAGTTCCCATGCCTGGAGAAGCTAATGCCAACTCATCATGTAATGCTCAATTAGTACGATAA